A window from Nostoc sp. UHCC 0926 encodes these proteins:
- a CDS encoding helicase-related protein encodes MVEQLIGKRISIPGQFTGSVTVESVTVVDDTVLLQVRTQEGELREAILGSSDIAEILAHQQQASAATVDANSFFLFIESARIKTAFAYDPHFAVSLSGVRPLPHQLEAVYERILPQVRLRFLLADDPGAGKTIMAGLLLKELKLRNAIDRVLILAPAPLTIQWQDELRSKFSETFEVVNSILAKNQLAGNPWERFRQCIASIDFAKRDDVAPGILQVDWDLVIIDEAHKCSARTQGDDLRRTGRYKLAEELSRITERILLLTATPHQGDVKQFHNFLRLLDPEQFISNELNPQMLSLEDSPWFLRRIKEELKDFNGQKLFKKRFPITVPFDLSPAEKHLYDQVTKYINKYLGKTKGRKQAAVALARTVLQRRLASSLNAIFSSLKKRQRRFADLLEELDELSPQEQKERLINLGKPVDPELESDDCEEEQLEELAIESTVAEQLDQLREELRELERLVKLAQQTIDIGTESKLNELKKCLERAELDELKDGQGKLLIFTEHRDTLEYLKQNLIKWGYTTCEIHGGMNVIARKAAQKDFQISKQVCLATEAAGEGINLQFCRLMINYDLPWNPNRLEQRMGRIHRIGQTKDVYIFNFVAINTVEGRVLDKLLFKLEEIRNAMGDRVFDVIGQLLQLNDIRFEELVREATYTKKSEDEVLEQIERLDPERLEALEQATGVALATSHVDLSQIRRTQSQDYVSEEQRLMPRYVEEFFKRTCEHLRVNLESRADGLWRVTYVKEEFRSNNLESVRRLGTPEKEYLKLTFYKEHLANPSHQDADLFSPGHPLFAAIIERLDIQLLEQISQQSAVFIDADAQQPYSIHFFEVQVAGVGRKGKDKVLKARLCAVAEKSTGELALISPDCLHNLAPAPPTTPPQAGETNQPPTPQEQQKVETWLKVKVQLPLMNQERSQRQRELQIRQDYLKQAMESAIRDAQVTQMKLASKVAKGDETYRVARDSAQNKVRDLQERYKNKQSELDYLKIIRPGRVAYLGTALVNPAPVEVSNHPGMQNDPEVEAFAMQYVMDYERDRGWEPEDISKNQDGSGFDIRSVGPVDPQTEIAPVRRIEVKGRAQDYQQVSLTVNEWRKAQQLGDSYWLYVVWGCNTDNSQLLTIQNPAKVLAGEAKEIKQVTRYIVGAEALQRCASF; translated from the coding sequence ATGGTAGAGCAACTGATTGGGAAACGAATTTCTATCCCCGGACAATTCACAGGGAGTGTCACTGTTGAATCGGTCACAGTTGTCGATGATACCGTGTTGTTACAGGTGCGTACCCAAGAAGGCGAATTGCGCGAAGCTATTTTGGGTAGCTCAGACATTGCAGAGATTTTGGCTCATCAACAGCAAGCTTCTGCTGCGACTGTTGATGCTAATTCATTTTTCCTGTTTATTGAGTCAGCACGGATAAAAACAGCGTTTGCTTATGATCCTCACTTTGCTGTAAGTCTTAGTGGTGTGCGTCCTCTACCCCACCAGCTAGAGGCTGTCTACGAGCGAATCTTACCGCAAGTGCGGCTGAGGTTTCTGTTAGCAGATGACCCCGGTGCTGGTAAAACGATTATGGCGGGGTTGTTGTTAAAGGAACTCAAACTTAGAAATGCTATTGACCGTGTATTAATTCTTGCGCCAGCACCGCTAACGATTCAATGGCAAGATGAATTACGCAGCAAATTTTCAGAAACTTTTGAAGTTGTCAATTCCATACTGGCAAAGAATCAGCTAGCAGGTAATCCTTGGGAAAGATTTCGTCAGTGTATTGCTTCCATTGATTTCGCCAAGCGCGATGATGTCGCCCCAGGTATTCTACAAGTAGATTGGGATTTAGTAATTATTGATGAGGCTCATAAGTGTTCGGCACGTACTCAAGGCGATGATTTACGCCGCACTGGACGCTACAAGTTAGCAGAGGAATTATCACGAATTACAGAAAGAATTCTACTGCTGACGGCTACTCCCCACCAGGGTGATGTCAAACAATTTCATAACTTTTTGCGGTTACTTGACCCAGAACAATTTATTTCTAATGAACTAAATCCGCAGATGTTGAGTTTAGAGGATAGTCCTTGGTTCCTGCGGCGAATTAAAGAAGAATTAAAAGACTTTAATGGGCAGAAACTCTTTAAAAAACGTTTTCCGATAACTGTGCCTTTCGATTTATCTCCCGCAGAAAAGCACTTATATGACCAAGTAACCAAGTACATTAACAAATATTTAGGTAAAACTAAAGGGCGTAAGCAAGCCGCAGTCGCATTGGCAAGAACGGTTTTGCAACGGCGTTTGGCAAGTAGTTTAAATGCAATTTTCAGTTCATTGAAAAAACGTCAGCGGCGTTTTGCTGACTTGTTGGAGGAACTAGATGAATTATCTCCTCAAGAGCAGAAGGAACGTTTAATTAATTTGGGTAAGCCAGTAGACCCAGAGTTAGAAAGTGATGACTGTGAAGAAGAACAATTAGAGGAGTTAGCTATTGAGTCTACTGTTGCCGAACAACTAGACCAGTTGCGGGAAGAATTACGGGAATTAGAAAGGTTAGTCAAGCTAGCTCAACAGACAATTGATATTGGCACTGAGAGTAAGTTAAATGAACTAAAAAAATGTCTGGAAAGAGCAGAATTGGATGAGTTAAAAGATGGGCAGGGAAAATTACTAATTTTTACTGAGCATCGAGATACGTTGGAATATCTCAAGCAGAATTTAATCAAATGGGGTTACACCACTTGTGAAATTCATGGTGGGATGAATGTCATAGCAAGGAAAGCCGCTCAAAAAGATTTTCAAATTAGCAAACAAGTTTGTTTGGCAACAGAAGCAGCAGGAGAGGGTATTAACCTGCAATTCTGTCGGTTAATGATTAACTACGACCTTCCTTGGAATCCTAATCGTTTGGAGCAACGGATGGGAAGAATTCACCGTATTGGTCAAACAAAAGATGTTTATATCTTTAACTTTGTGGCGATAAATACGGTAGAAGGTCGGGTGTTAGACAAGTTGCTATTTAAGTTAGAAGAAATTAGAAATGCGATGGGCGATCGCGTGTTTGATGTCATTGGACAATTACTGCAACTTAATGATATCCGGTTTGAGGAACTGGTAAGGGAAGCCACCTATACTAAGAAGAGTGAAGATGAGGTTTTAGAGCAAATTGAACGTCTTGATCCCGAACGCTTAGAAGCCTTAGAACAAGCAACTGGTGTAGCTTTGGCTACTTCCCATGTGGATTTATCCCAGATTCGTCGCACCCAAAGTCAAGACTACGTTTCTGAAGAACAGCGGTTAATGCCGCGCTATGTAGAAGAATTTTTTAAACGGACTTGTGAGCATCTGCGGGTGAATTTAGAAAGCCGTGCTGATGGTTTGTGGCGGGTAACTTATGTCAAAGAGGAATTTCGCTCGAATAATTTAGAATCTGTGCGGCGCTTGGGAACCCCAGAAAAAGAATATTTAAAACTGACATTTTATAAAGAACATTTGGCAAATCCATCTCATCAAGATGCAGATTTATTTTCACCGGGACATCCTTTATTTGCAGCTATTATCGAACGATTAGATATCCAACTGTTGGAGCAAATTTCCCAGCAGTCCGCTGTATTTATTGACGCTGATGCCCAACAACCGTACAGCATTCACTTTTTTGAAGTGCAGGTGGCTGGTGTTGGGCGTAAAGGTAAGGATAAAGTTCTCAAGGCGCGGTTATGTGCTGTGGCGGAAAAATCTACAGGCGAACTGGCGCTGATTTCCCCGGATTGTCTGCATAATTTAGCACCAGCACCCCCGACAACTCCCCCGCAAGCAGGGGAAACAAACCAACCTCCCACACCCCAGGAACAACAAAAAGTAGAAACCTGGTTGAAGGTGAAAGTGCAACTGCCGTTAATGAACCAAGAGCGATCTCAACGGCAACGAGAGTTACAAATAAGACAAGATTATTTAAAACAGGCGATGGAATCTGCTATCCGGGATGCTCAAGTTACCCAGATGAAGTTAGCATCAAAGGTAGCCAAAGGAGATGAAACCTACCGAGTCGCACGGGACAGCGCCCAAAACAAGGTGCGGGACTTGCAGGAGCGGTATAAAAATAAACAAAGTGAACTAGATTATCTCAAAATTATTCGTCCGGGGCGTGTGGCGTATTTGGGAACGGCTTTGGTAAATCCTGCGCCTGTAGAAGTGTCGAACCATCCAGGGATGCAAAATGACCCAGAGGTGGAAGCTTTTGCTATGCAGTATGTGATGGATTACGAACGCGATCGCGGCTGGGAACCAGAGGATATTAGTAAAAATCAGGATGGTAGTGGTTTTGATATCCGCAGTGTGGGGCCAGTTGATCCACAAACGGAAATTGCACCAGTGCGGCGAATTGAGGTTAAAGGACGGGCGCAGGATTATCAGCAAGTTTCTCTGACGGTGAACGAGTGGCGTAAGGCACAGCAGTTAGGGGATTCTTACTGGCTATATGTGGTTTGGGGATGTAATACAGATAATTCGCAGTTGTTGACAATCCAGAATCCAGCAAAGG